The window GGCCGATGAGAGCGGTGACCGACCCGGCGGGAATCTCGAACGACGACCGGCTGAGCGCCTCGACCTGGCCGTGGAGGAGAACGATGTCCGTCGCCGTCACCATGCTCACGCGCATCGGGAGCACCGCCCTTCGATCTCCAGCGAGTGATCCGTCGGAGTGAACGAGGCTGCGGTGGCGACGTCTCGGATGATGCTGGTGAGTCGTGTCTCGTGTCCTTGGGGAATCTGGATGTCCTCGACCGACCCGCAGTTCACGCAGACGAGGTGGTGATGGTGGCCCGCCAGCCACTCGGCCATCTCGTAACGCGTCAGTCCGCGCGCTCCATGATGCGGAATGACCACGCCGGCCTCCTCGAGCACGTTGAGCGATCGGTAGACCGAAGAGAGCGGCATGCCGAGCTCGACGAACAGCTCGGAGGCCGACTTGGGTCCATCGGCGCTGCTCAGCGCGCCGATGAGGGCCCTACGACCACGGGTGTACCGCACGTCCCGGTCTCGCAATCTCGACTCGATCTGTCGCTCGACGCTCGCCGTTGGCACGTAGCACTCCCCCTGGTATGGTTTCGAACGTGAATGATAACGGTTCTCATTATAGGCAGCAAGTCGAGAGGGTCACACGCCCGACGGGAACACGGCGCGGCGCCTGGCTCCTGGCCGTGCTCGCCGTCGTCGCCCCATCGGCGAGCTGCGGTGGCCCGCCGGACGGAACTGCCGATTCGCTGACGGTCGTGGTGACGACGACGCCGCTCGGTGACCTCGTCCGCAACGTCGTAGGCGAGGCGGCCACCGTCGAGGTGCTCATGCCGGTCGGTGCAGACGCTCACGAATTCCAGCTGTCCGCCGAGCAGGTGGCGAGGCTCGCCACCGCCGACCTCGTCGTCGTCAACGGGCTCGGCCTCGAAGCCAGGATGGAAGACGCGCTCGAGACGATCGACGGCGCCAAGGTCCTCGCGCTGGCGCCGCTGCTCGACCCGCAGCCGTTCGACCTCGACGCCAGCTCGGAACCCTGCGACCCGACGGCGAGCCAAGACGACCACGAAGGCGATGCGTGCGACCCGCACGTGTGGACCGATCCCCTGAGGATGGTCGACGCCGCCCGGATCGTCGGCCGGCGCCTCGACCAGCTCGACCCCTCCGCCGACTTCTCGGCGAGGGCGGACGAGTACGCCGCCGAGCTGATGAGGGCCGATTCGGAGATCACCGAGATTCTGTCTGTGGTCCCCGCCGGGTCTCGCAAGATCGTCACGAACCACGAGGCCC is drawn from Acidimicrobiia bacterium and contains these coding sequences:
- a CDS encoding Fur family transcriptional regulator, giving the protein MPTASVERQIESRLRDRDVRYTRGRRALIGALSSADGPKSASELFVELGMPLSSVYRSLNVLEEAGVVIPHHGARGLTRYEMAEWLAGHHHHLVCVNCGSVEDIQIPQGHETRLTSIIRDVATAASFTPTDHSLEIEGRCSRCA
- a CDS encoding metal ABC transporter substrate-binding protein, which codes for MNDNGSHYRQQVERVTRPTGTRRGAWLLAVLAVVAPSASCGGPPDGTADSLTVVVTTTPLGDLVRNVVGEAATVEVLMPVGADAHEFQLSAEQVARLATADLVVVNGLGLEARMEDALETIDGAKVLALAPLLDPQPFDLDASSEPCDPTASQDDHEGDACDPHVWTDPLRMVDAARIVGRRLDQLDPSADFSARADEYAAELMRADSEITEILSVVPAGSRKIVTNHEALSYFARRYELDVIGVVIPGGSTLAAPSSAELAALVDVIEEAGARAIFAETVEQSALAEAVASEVGDDVSVVELYTESLGEPGSGADSLIGMLVTNARRIAEALE